The DNA sequence gggcgctgcagacagatatcgctgtgtgtggatagcactcaccgtgttccggccacactgggtttgccccgctcaccggtgtctgtgctttccccgtctacactgctcagtctcccggctgctctatatggagcgggccctgcgttgagtgcggttccagttttcgggtactccacaaaagcgcggattcggttgcgcctgcgttttgtgccttccccggcctgagcggttcaggcagccagaggcttgggcgcactctccccggatgcggcgcgccttttccctccgcggcgagcggctcaggcagccagaggcttgggcacaatCTCCCCGgatacggcgcgctttttccctctgcagccccagcgcgtgccgccagtcgggtctcaggaagtctttagataggaaccgggggcctgtttgcagtgtgggagggggtggcttctcaggggctgagtttgcccctttcccctcccccctgcctcctacctccagcggggatgggccagctcttctctggagtctGTCAGTCCCcctgttttgcgaaccgccggcaatGTGTACGGGCCAGccaattttgacccttgctatcccacagtttaaaaaagctccccccgattgctctcagggtcctcaggctggtccttaccctaagcaatgccgcccgctcctctccattccgcccccgcttgttgctggcgggtgcgggcgtctggggtacttttctgctgggagttgcttttaggcacgtaatctgtgggccttgtttaatttttcctcccagttagattgccgaaaacttcccccagtcccgccagtgtgagggtttcctggtgattggaaacttcctctattaagactcccttcccgggacgggtctccatccgtagctcttttgacttcctttttatcttttatattttgtcctacctcccttcgaagacaatgggctgcttttctgggcgcctgatgtcctctgctagcgatcaaaAGTTgatttgtgaaatttgctcagctttcaaatgttctttcgatgaatttgtaggggagaaagtggtctccccgtcctattcctccgccatcttggctcctcgccatgtctgactctttgtgaccctatggactgtagcccaccaggctcctctgtccatgggattctccaggcaagaatactggagtgggttgctatgccctcctccaggggccatggatcttcccaactcaaggattgaactcccatctcctgaattgcaggcatattctttaccttcccctgagtcactggggaaatatatatatgttgtaaataatgctgcagtgaatattgagatcatgtatctttttgaattaagaatTTTATCTGgacatatgtcatatatatatatttggctacaccatgcagcttgtgggatcttagttccctgaccagggattgaatctgggtccatggcagtgaaaacactgggtcttaatcactgggccaccagcgaaatctctatatatatgtatgcataactgaatcactttgatgtacacctgaaacattgcaaatcaactatacttcaatttaaaagaaaagaaagaaaaagaattcttttcatcTGATATTTGAGAGAGGAGCTCCCTCCCATCTGGTGCTTTCAAAGAATTGCATGTTTAGGAAAGCCTGAATTAAAGGACATTTTCTGTTGCTCTAGAATAGTGTTAGCAGTGCTCAAGAGAACTGCATCTCACTCGACAATTAAGTCTATGCAAAAAGTTGCTGGGAATATTTGGCTCATGAAAGTCAGATGGTCATGGAATTGAGCAGGTTAATGAATCTGAGAATGCTGTGGTTTCACtggctgtctctctctttctctcttttttttttcttttggtctttcaGATGAAGGGAAATTATACCTGCAGTGAATTAGGGGAAATGATTTGAAAAGTgaacccccaaaacaaaaacctgtacataaTCTATGCAAGTAGAAAATTTTAAGCTGCAACTGCTTAGAACTGTGTatatttgatgtttctctgtAAATGGGCAAAAACTATGTTTTCTGAGGAGAAAGTGACATTTAATTACAGTTTAATTAATTGCATTTAATTACAGTTACAGTTTCCACGTTAAAGCTATTTTGTTTTTGAGTATTGTTGCAAGAATGCATTTAATATCTCATTAAACTAATTTCTTTGGTTAAAATTCAAATCCTGAGTGACTCTGAGTTACACCTGACCCTCCATTCATGTGCAGAGGTACGTGTACTTGGGAGTGCTAACCCAAGGGTGTAGGAATGGGGTGTCTAACCCTGTGTTCCCCAAATCCTAGCATCCATGCCATCCACATGGATAATGAATTTTAcactaaagtttttaaaatatttatttaattatttatttggctgcaccaggtcttcttTGTGGCATATGTATCTAATTCcttaaccagagatcaaacctggggccctctgcattgggagtgcagagtaatgcaaataaataaacatatcatAGCTATGAATGTCTCACATTAGTAGGAAGAATAATATTGTTGGCAATATTTCATCATTCTGCTATTACCTTTCTCCGTGTTTGTCTCCTCTCCTGCAAACCAGGGGTGATGACAATCATGTATCTCTGAGTTGTCATGAGGATTATATGAAATGATGCATACAAAGTGCTTGGGATATTGCATGGTTATAGGAAATGTGCAATAGTGTTTCCACGTATTAGTTCTCTATAATTAAGAAGAGtgtatgttatataatatatatttctgtctGGCTCagtaacggcaacccactccagtattcttgcctggaaaatgccagagacagaggagcctgttaggctacagtccctgggatcacaacaagtcagacaggactgagcaactgagcatgcacatactaCCCCATTCCATTGATGGACTATTTCTGTTTCGCCCAGCTTCTGTTGCATATTTAGcttatcccccctccccccctgctATTATGATCAATACTAAAATGTGAGAACCTTGTCTAAACATCATGAGGCATTTGCCCATttcttcagttttgaaaaattaaatcactggagcccatcatacagagtgaagtaagccagaaagataaagatcaatacagtatactaacgcatatatatggaacttagaaagatggtaatgataaccctatatgcaaaacagaaaaagagacacagatgtacagaacagaattttggactctgtgggagaaggcgagggtgggatgtttcgagagaacagcatcaaaacatgtatattatctagggtgaaatagatcaccagcccaggctgaatgcatgagacaagtgctcgggccccgtgcactgggaagacccagaggagtcaggtggagagggaggtgggaggggggatcgggatggggaatacatgtaaatccatggctgattcctgtcaatgtatgacaaaaaccactacaatattgtaaagtaattagcctccaactaataaaaatagatggaaaaaataaaagtaaaagagaaactaaatcacactttttgttttgtttttaccttaAACATGACATTGCAGAGATTAGCTCATGAGAAGTTTCATAGAGTAAGGAAGGTCTGGACTATCTGAAGATTACTGGTCGTTTCATCAGGCATTTCCTTATGGTCTTATGCTGTActtggaaagcaaggaaatcATATTTCATGTGATCATTCGGGAACAGTTTAGGATATGCATCCATTATTGCAGAAAGATATGAAAGCAGACCTACCTGGACACATGGGCCACTCCCCAACCCCCTTCCCCCAAATCTCCTTCCAACTGCAGTAAATTCACTTCTAataggttttaatttttaatcaagaTAATACATGTGTATAAAGGATTATAAAAAAATCAACCAGTACAGAAGGGCATATAATGAAAAGCAGTGAATCCCCACCTACCCTTCTTAGCTTTTGCTTTCCCATGCCAGAGGCAAAAGCTTTACATGTCTGTTTAGAGGTTAACTCCATTTTTCCTAGTAATAtgcttttcttactgttttttaactttgatgaagtGAGACATTTTCTGCTGCCTTCCTGCTGTCTCCTGGGTTTTCCTGCCCCACTTTCCTACCATTGTATCACTATTTTTAAGTTTCCTGTTGGTTAACtccttcagtttaaaaatgtaaCCCCTGAATCTGCCTTATTCTTTCACCTAGAGACTTCCTAGTTTAGGAGACTAACACCACtattccctttcctcccctctggtTGCCAACTTGTTGCCTGTACTTGTCAAAGTTGATTACCATTCCCATTCTGTTCTATGACCATAATTTAGTCTTCCCTGATTTGTCTAGAGATTTACTCTAAAAACGAAAAAGCATAACTAATATTTCCACTGTAATGGTTATTTAAACACTGTTCATTGAATAGGGATGTTGAAGCTATGATTGGATTTTCTGTGATTGCAGAGTCTTGATCCACGTATGCCAGTGTTCCAATTCCTTTTCTCACACTCCCGGCAATGGTTGAAAACTGAGGTTGTTTCATATAGGAAGCATGTTCTCCTTGTACAGTTTGAAATGTTTGTTCTCCCCTGAaggttctgtttttttcctttgggggaTGAAGACAAGTATGTCTTCCAGATCATGTGGTCAGTTTCCTCCAGCTTCTAACTCCATCCATCTATTGCCTAGAATTGATTCCATCCAGTTGGAagtcctttcacttctttttcaaatttggaaGATTTGCTTCCTATTTGGACCATTCTTGTGCAGTTTATGTAAGTCCTTggtaacttctcttttttctcctttagggCATCCTGTGCTCATTGTCATTTCCCAACGTGCATGCTCatttgattctttaccagctgagccacgagggaagccctttatgTACAGAAGAACTTAAGTATTTCTGAGGATTTTCAGATTTATAAGTTCTGTTCCTTGAATTAGCTACTTCCTTGAGATTCAACTTCTCGTTTATTTTAGAGTTTCCTGGTTAGATTGCAGGCTTTCCACAAATAATGATTTCTAGCCGCGCGTTTATATGAAAAGATAGGGCGACAGCAGGACAGGTCGGCAAGTGTGTGTGCGCGAGGCGAGCTGGGCACTGTGCTCTAGGGCGGGTGAGCCATTGGGTGGAGGTCAGCCATCCTGCTAGGCCTCCCCACTGCCACAAAGTTAGTTGCTCTAAATATGTACCTGCAGGCGGACGTTTAGAATCACCGAAGCCACTATGTAGAAGTAGGGGAAATTCATGCGCAGACGCCAGGCCAGGTCGAAGAAGGTGATCAGCGTGCGCGTGAGCCCCTTGCAGAAGGCGCCATATGAGCCGCGGGTCGTGGCTGAGCGCGACAGACGCACTGCTATGCCCGACAGGGCCGCTGCTGCTGCCATCGGTTTGCTGTGGCCCCGGATACAGCGCCCAGATCCAGGTGATTCCCGCTGGTTCAGGGGACAGAAGGACGCTCGCGGGGGAATCGGCGCGGTAGGTGGATCGCGCGGCAGCAGATGCTAATTGCGCTGCACCGCGGGATCCCTCCTCCTCTGGCtgtgcttcctcctcctctggctgTGCTCTGGCCACAGCGGGCCCTGGTGTCCCGCCGGGCCGCCCTCCTAGGCTGCCTCGGGGCCACGTGGGGCGGGATCAGGCAGAGCGCCAGGGATCCAGAGCCCTGGGACGGGGAAGGGGCAATGTTAAGGGGGAGTCgggaggagcggggaggggcCGGCAGTTTGTCCGGGAGACCTAGCTACCTGACCCCAGTGGTCCTTTTtcaacttttaacttttaaattttaacggAAGCAAAGTGAAACTTGCTCGAAACGTTAGAAATGTTGCCTCATAAGCACGATCTTGAGCAGCTTCGAAGCCAGAACGCATTTCCTGTCGCCTCAAATCCCTTTAGGAATTTTTTCGGTTCCCGGTTGTAAGCTAGTACAAACACACCAGACCAACGAATTGAACTTTAAGTTGTGTGCATTCTGCTTTATTCATTCAAgcgtcttatttatttttgctttatatctgTAGTATTCTGCTAATGGGAAAAGTCTAAAAGCGAGTTTTTAGACTTTGTCAGCAGCACAATGAGAACAATGGAAAGCAAATTCCCTGCTTAGTTTCCctttccccaccctgccccagcagCCATGAACTGAGATTGTGTTTCCTGTATATACCTCCAG is a window from the Odocoileus virginianus isolate 20LAN1187 ecotype Illinois unplaced genomic scaffold, Ovbor_1.2 Unplaced_Contig_93, whole genome shotgun sequence genome containing:
- the LOC110124361 gene encoding small integral membrane protein 10-like protein 2A gives rise to the protein MAAAAALSGIAVRLSRSATTRGSYGAFCKGLTRTLITFFDLAWRLRMNFPYFYIVASVILNVRLQVHI